The genomic window AAGGTCTGCGAGAGTGTACTTATGTCATTCTGTTTTGCTGACTCCTCAAAAGCTACTAGTGTATAATCATAGTTCTTACTAATATTTATCAAATCACGTAATGTATGTGGCTCATATACATGTGGTATTGCATTTCGATGAGACTGTTCAGCAGCCTCCTTCGCAATTTTTTGAAGTCTATCTATTTTTTTAGTACTTTTTTTGTCATCCCACTTTGTAATAGAACGTTTTGCTTGAAATGGGATAAATTCAGCGGCACCAAGCTCAGTACCCTTTTGTACTATTAACTCCAATTTATCACCTTTTGGAAGACCGCTAGCAATTGTAATAGAGATTGGTAACTCAGGAGAGTCCTCCAACCATTTTACAATATTTGCTTCAACATAATCATTAGTAGTTTTTGCTATTTTACAGAGGGCGGCTTCACCATGATCATTGCAACATATAATTTCGGCACCATCTGTCATTCTCATAACACGAGTGATATGATGCACATCTTCCCCTTGAATAGTTACCGAACTATCGCTAAACTGATTCCCACTCACAAAATATCGTTGCACACTTGTACACCTCTACATAAATTAAATTGACGGTATAGGCTACCGTCAATAAGCTTTATCATAATTTTCTTACTGTGATACAAACCCAATCCTCTTGCTCGGATACTTCAGGGTCTTCAAACCCACTTTGTTGCAGACCATCAAGCACCAATTGCTTCTTTTCTTTAATAATACCTGACACAACAAAGTAACCGTTGTGCTTTAATAGTCGATATGCATCGTCTGTGAATAGTAATATTACATCCGCTAAAATATTAGCGACAATAACATCTGCTTGCTCTTTAATACCATGTAGTAAGTTATTTTTTTCTACAGATATTGTTTCCTCAACTTTATTTAGCGCTATATTTTCTTTAGATACTTTAACAGCTACATCATCTAAATCTAGAGCGCGAACTGAAGAAGCACCAAGCATGGCGGCACCTATGCTCAAGATACCCGATCCTGTTCCTACATCAACTACGTGATCTCCTTCATGAACAGCCTTCTCGAGAGCACGTAAGCACAATACTGTTGTCGCATGTGTGCCTGTTCCAAATGCCATACCAGGGTCTAATTGAATAATTTTCTCTTGTTCACTTGCTGGTTCATAGTCTTCCCAAGTTGGGACAACTGTAAAACATTCAGATATGCGCACAGGATGATAATATTGCTTCCATGCATTAGCCCATTCTTCTTCGTTCACTTCACCAACAGATATTCTATTTAAACCAATATTGATTTCAAACTGGCGTAAATTTTCAATAGCCTGGTGAATGTCGTCTATTTTTCGAGAGAGCTCGTCGTTATCTAATAAATATGCTTTTAAAATAACACCTTCAGTAGGATACTCCGCTGGGTTCAGATCATAAATTTCACCAAATGGGGTACTCCAGTTTCTCTGCAGGTCACGAGGATCTTCAATAACAACTCCACTCGCGCCTGCTTCGTGAAGAATGTTTGAAATAGCCTCCACAGCTTCATCACTTGTTTGTATTGTAATTTCTGACCATTTCACAAATAAGTCACTCCTAATATGCGAAACCGCGTTAAGCTAGATTATCAATCTCCTGTAAAAGCTCGTTTCACCTTTGAGAAAAAGTTTTCATGCTGCTCATCAGGCACTTGTCCGCTAATTTCAGCAAAATCACGTAATAATTGTTTTTGTTTTTCTGTTAAATTTGTTGGTGTAATAACACGAATACGAATATGTTGATCACCCTGTCCGTACCCTCGAACATTTGGTACACCTTTACCTCTTAAGCGGAATTTCGTACCTGTTTGTGTACCTGATGGAATTTTTAATTTTACTTTTCCATGTAAGGTCGGTACTTCAATCTCATCTCCAAGAGCAGCTTGCACATAAGTTAATGGCATTTCACAATATATATCGTCCCCATCTCGTTCAAAAAACTCATGCGGCTTTACATGGAATACGATATATAAGTCACCTGGAGGTCCTCCGTTAACGCCTGGTTCACCTTGACCAGTAACACGAAGTTGTTGTCCATCATCTACACCCGCTGGAATTTTCACATGAATCTTCTTACGTTTTTTCACTTTACCAGCACCAGAGCATGTCGCACATTTATCTTTAATAAATTTACCTGTTCCATTACAGTATGAACATACACGTCTATTGACAATACGGCCAAATGGGGTATTTTGCTCAACAGACATTTGCCCCGTCCCATGACAATGTGAACATGTTTCTGGTTTTGTACCAGCTTTAGCTCCAGAGCCATGACATGTATCACACTCTTCTTCACGAGGAATTTCGATGTCTGTTTCTTTTCCGAAGGCAGCTTCCTCAAAAGTAATAGTCATTGTATATTGTAAATCAGCACCTTGTCTTGGTGCATTCGGGTCACGACGGCGTCTTCCGCCACCCCCACCGAAAAATGTATCGAAAATATCTTCAAAACCACCAAAGCCAAAGTCGCTGAAATCACCGCTCCCACCGAATCCTTGCTGGTTAGCTCCAGCATGTCCAAAGCGGTCGTACTGCGCTCGCTTCGTATCGTCAGTTAACACCTCATAAGCTTCAGCTATTTCTTTAAATTTATCTGCCGCATCAGCTTCTTTATTTATATCTGGATGGTACTTTTTCGATAGTTTACGATACGCTTTTTTGATTTCATCCTTAGAGGCACCTTTTTCAACGCCTAAGACTTCGTAATAATCGCGCTTGCTCATTTTACCACTCCCGATTTCTCACATAAAAATTATTGTAACACCAAATGTTTGCCTCAAGCAACTAAGAAAAGTATGGCGCCTGGCGCTAGACAGTAATCTAGGTTGAGAACTTATTTTTTTGTATTTTAGAAAAAGCGTTAGGCGCTAATTTTTAAGCTAAGCTACTAGCACTCATCATGTAACAAGAAAAAAGTCAAAGTCTTATTTGTTAGGACTTTGACTGCTTGTTTGAGAAGGCAGGATCAGCTTTGACACTGATCCTGTAATCCTATTTATTCTCTATTACTTATTATTATCTACTTCTTCAAATTCTGCATCTACTACGTCATCATCCTGTTTAGTAGCGCCTTCAGCTTCTCCAGCCCCTTGGCCTGCTTGTTGTGCTTTTGCAGCTTCTTCATATAGCTTCACCGATAGCTGCTGTACAATTTCTTGAAGAGCATCCTTCTTTGCACGAATATCATCGATGCTTTCATTCTTTTCAAGCGCTGCTTTTAAAGCATCTTTCGCCTCTGTTGCTTTTGCTTTTTCTTCTTCAGACACTTTATCCTCTAAGTCTTTTAGAGTTTTGTCCACAGTGAATACTAATTGATCCGCTTCGTTACGCAAGTCAACTTCTTCTTTACGCTTTTTATCCGCTTCAGCATTTGACTCTGCTTCTTTAACCATACGATCAATTTCATCGTCTGATAAGTTTGTAGAAGATTTGATAACAATAGATTGCTCTTTATTAGTACCAAGATCTTTTGCACGGACACTTACGATACCGTTTTTATCAATGTCAAATGATACTTCAATTTGTGGAATACCACGTGGTGCTGGTGGAATATCACTTAGTTGGAATCTACCAAGTGTCTTGTTATCAGCAGCCATTGAACGCTCACCTTGAAGTACATGGATATCAACAGCTGTTTGATTGTCAGCCGCAGTTGAGAATACTTGTGACTTACTTGTAGGTATTGTTGTGTTACGCTCGATTAATTTTGTAAATACACCACCCATTGTTTCGATACCTAATGAAAGTGGAGTAACGTCAAGAAGTACAACGTCTTTAACATCTCCTGTAATAACGCCACCTTGGATGGCTGCCCCCATTGCAACAACCTCATCTGGGTTTACACCTTTGCTTGGCTCTTTTCCAACTGCTTTTTTAATAGCCTCTTGAACTGCAGGAATACGAGTTGATCCACCTACAAGGATAACTTTATCAATTTCACTATTAGATAGACCTGCATCGGAGATTGCTTGGCGAACAGGACCCATTGTACGCTCAACTAACGGTAAAGAAATTTCTTCAAATTTAGCACGAGATAGAGTTAACTCTAAATGAAGAGGACCTGCTTCTCCAGCTGTGATAAACGGTAAAGAAATTTGTGTGCTCGTTACACCTGACAAATCCTTTTTCGCTTTCTCAGCAGCATCCTTTAAACGTTGTAAAGCCATTTTATCTTTTGATAAATCAATTCCGTTTTCTTTTTTGAATTCTTGTACAAGATAATCAATAATAACTTGGTCAAAATCATCTCCACCAAGACGATTGTCACCTGCAGTAGCTTTTACTTCAAACACACCATCACCTAGTTCAAGGATAGATACGTCAAACGTACCACCACCTAGGTCATAAACAAGAATTGTTTGATCTTCGTCTGTTTTATCTAAACCATATGCTAATGCTGCAGCAGTTGGCTCGTTAATAATACGTTCAACTTCTAATCCTGCAATCTTACCTGCATCTTTGGTAGCTTGTCGTTCAGCATCATTGAAGTACGCAGGAACTGTTATAACTGCTTTAGTAACAGGCTCTCCTAAATATGCTTCAGCGTAAGATTTTAAATGCTGAAGAACCATCGCAGAAACCTCTTGAGGAGTAAATGATTTATCTTCCACTTCAACCTTGAAATCAGTACCCATATGACGTTTAATTGAGATAATCGTGTTAGGATTCGTGATAGCTTGGCGTTTTGCCACTTCACCTACTTGGCGTTCACCATTTTTGAATGCAACAACAGAAGGTGTTGTACGATTTCCTTCCGGGTTAGGAATAACCTTTGGTTCTCCACCCTCAAGAACAGCCACACACGAGTTTGTTGTTCCTAAGTCAATTCCGATAATTTTGCTCATCTTGATTTACCTCCATTTTGATTATATATATGTAGCGCTGTCTAGTTATTTACCTTAACCATAGACGGGCGAATGACGCGATCTTTTAACTTGTAACCTTTTTGGAACTCTTCAATCACAGTGTTTGCTGGATAATCTGAATTGTCCTCCTGCATCACAGCTTGATGAAGATGTGGATCAAATTGTTCTCCGACAGCTTGAATAGCTTCAACACCTTCTTTAGTTAAAGCATCTAATAGCTGGCGATAAACCATTTCCATCCCTTTCATTAGCGATTTACTTGCATCATCAGTAGCTTCTACTTTCATCGCTCTTTCAAAGTTATCCAATGCTGGTAAAATATCATTAATTAAGCTTTGTGCTCTATATTTTTCAGCCGCCTCCATGTCAAGTCGTACACGGCGTCGATAGTTGTCAAAATCAGCTTGTAAGCGGAGTAAACGATTTTCGGTTTCCTCTAGCTTTGCTGTTAGTTCAGTTACTTGTGCACTTTCATTTTGACTAGCTGTATCAGTATCTCTAATTTGCTCAACATCACTTGTATTAGTGTCGCTTGGTTCAACTTGAGCATCAACTTGTTCGTTAGCTTCATTTTCTAGTTCATTCTG from Bacillus sp. HMF5848 includes these protein-coding regions:
- a CDS encoding 16S rRNA (uracil(1498)-N(3))-methyltransferase, with the protein product MQRYFVSGNQFSDSSVTIQGEDVHHITRVMRMTDGAEIICCNDHGEAALCKIAKTTNDYVEANIVKWLEDSPELPISITIASGLPKGDKLELIVQKGTELGAAEFIPFQAKRSITKWDDKKSTKKIDRLQKIAKEAAEQSHRNAIPHVYEPHTLRDLINISKNYDYTLVAFEESAKQNDISTLSQTLIAMNKQQKLLVVFGPEGGLDETEINLLTENGFLCCGLGPRILRTETAPLYVLAAASYQFEMR
- the prmA gene encoding 50S ribosomal protein L11 methyltransferase → MKWSEITIQTSDEAVEAISNILHEAGASGVVIEDPRDLQRNWSTPFGEIYDLNPAEYPTEGVILKAYLLDNDELSRKIDDIHQAIENLRQFEINIGLNRISVGEVNEEEWANAWKQYYHPVRISECFTVVPTWEDYEPASEQEKIIQLDPGMAFGTGTHATTVLCLRALEKAVHEGDHVVDVGTGSGILSIGAAMLGASSVRALDLDDVAVKVSKENIALNKVEETISVEKNNLLHGIKEQADVIVANILADVILLFTDDAYRLLKHNGYFVVSGIIKEKKQLVLDGLQQSGFEDPEVSEQEDWVCITVRKL
- the dnaJ gene encoding molecular chaperone DnaJ, which encodes MSKRDYYEVLGVEKGASKDEIKKAYRKLSKKYHPDINKEADAADKFKEIAEAYEVLTDDTKRAQYDRFGHAGANQQGFGGSGDFSDFGFGGFEDIFDTFFGGGGGRRRRDPNAPRQGADLQYTMTITFEEAAFGKETDIEIPREEECDTCHGSGAKAGTKPETCSHCHGTGQMSVEQNTPFGRIVNRRVCSYCNGTGKFIKDKCATCSGAGKVKKRKKIHVKIPAGVDDGQQLRVTGQGEPGVNGGPPGDLYIVFHVKPHEFFERDGDDIYCEMPLTYVQAALGDEIEVPTLHGKVKLKIPSGTQTGTKFRLRGKGVPNVRGYGQGDQHIRIRVITPTNLTEKQKQLLRDFAEISGQVPDEQHENFFSKVKRAFTGD
- the dnaK gene encoding molecular chaperone DnaK, which translates into the protein MSKIIGIDLGTTNSCVAVLEGGEPKVIPNPEGNRTTPSVVAFKNGERQVGEVAKRQAITNPNTIISIKRHMGTDFKVEVEDKSFTPQEVSAMVLQHLKSYAEAYLGEPVTKAVITVPAYFNDAERQATKDAGKIAGLEVERIINEPTAAALAYGLDKTDEDQTILVYDLGGGTFDVSILELGDGVFEVKATAGDNRLGGDDFDQVIIDYLVQEFKKENGIDLSKDKMALQRLKDAAEKAKKDLSGVTSTQISLPFITAGEAGPLHLELTLSRAKFEEISLPLVERTMGPVRQAISDAGLSNSEIDKVILVGGSTRIPAVQEAIKKAVGKEPSKGVNPDEVVAMGAAIQGGVITGDVKDVVLLDVTPLSLGIETMGGVFTKLIERNTTIPTSKSQVFSTAADNQTAVDIHVLQGERSMAADNKTLGRFQLSDIPPAPRGIPQIEVSFDIDKNGIVSVRAKDLGTNKEQSIVIKSSTNLSDDEIDRMVKEAESNAEADKKRKEEVDLRNEADQLVFTVDKTLKDLEDKVSEEEKAKATEAKDALKAALEKNESIDDIRAKKDALQEIVQQLSVKLYEEAAKAQQAGQGAGEAEGATKQDDDVVDAEFEEVDNNK
- the grpE gene encoding nucleotide exchange factor GrpE, with translation MENEKTVADQNELENEANEQVDAQVEPSDTNTSDVEQIRDTDTASQNESAQVTELTAKLEETENRLLRLQADFDNYRRRVRLDMEAAEKYRAQSLINDILPALDNFERAMKVEATDDASKSLMKGMEMVYRQLLDALTKEGVEAIQAVGEQFDPHLHQAVMQEDNSDYPANTVIEEFQKGYKLKDRVIRPSMVKVNN